The genomic DNA TCCCGGCGTAGCAGGTGCCGTGCTGGGGAGAGAACAGCCCGGCAATCAACCGCAGCAGCGTGCTCTTGCCTGCGCCAGATTCGCCGACAATGGCAATCTGATCGCCTGCCGGTAAAGAGAGCGAAATCGAATCCAGAATGGGTTTTTGCGGATCGTAGTAATAGCAAACGTCGTCAAAACACAGATCGGGTACGGTGGACACCGGTTCCGGCTGCAACGGGGCGCGGGTCTCCACGTGTTGCGGGAACAGGCTGTGCGCGCGGGTATCAATCACGTTTAACTGCGATTTCTGAATAATAGAGAAGAAGATCCGCGTAACGTAAGAAGTAAAAATCTGCCGCAGAAAGCTGTAGGCAAAGAAGTCGCCAAACGAGATGAGTTTGCCATGCACCATCGGTAGCACCAGCAGCATAAACACCACCATCTCCAGGCTGCCGGTCAGTTGATAAAGCCCTTCCTTCACCTGTTCGTAGACTTTTTGCTTCTGCAGGCAGGAGAACAGATCGCGGCTGAACCAGGCAAACTGCGCCTGACGGCGGTTTTCCAGCCCGGCGGTTTTGATGGTCAGAATGCCCTGCAACGTCTCCATAAAAAAGTCGTTGAGGGCTGCGCTTTTCAGTTGCAGTTGCTGGGTGTACCAGCGGTCGCGAAACACCGCCCAGACGCTGATAAGCCCCATGATGGTGACGCCAACGGCCGAAATCGCCGCCAGCACGGGCGCAATCCAGAACATGATGGCAAGCGCGATGGCGCAGATCACCCAGTCGGAACGCAGGCCGTTGTCCAGTTCAATTTTCTGCAGCAGCCCCACCTGCCAGGCGGTGAAGCGGCTGTAGATTTCCCCCGGCGCGCGCTTTTCAAAAAAGCGCAGCGGGTTGCTGAGCAGGCGGGAAAACCCGAGGCCGCTGTTGACCAGCACAAAGCGTTTGATAAACCGCTCGCTGATGACCCGCACGCCCAGCGCCATGAAGGTCGCGACAACAAACGCTACGATAAACCAGCCGTAGGGGAAGTCGCTGTTCTCCGTGCTGGAGAAGGCCTGGTTAATCGCGTTGCTCACCATGGTGGGCATCAGGAACAGGGTGAGCGACACCAGGAAGGTCAGCAGCATCAGGCGATAAATGCCCGGTACAACCGCGGTTTCCTTCAGGCTCATCGCCCGTGGCGCCGTTTTTGCGGTTGATGAGGGTGGCAGATCGGCAGGCGGAGGCAGGACGGTGTCGGGCTCGACAATCAACGCATAGCCGCTGATCTCCTGCTTCAGCGCGGCAAACGGTAGCCACTGTTCGCCCACAGCCGGGTTCATCACGCAGACGTGATTGCCTTTGCGCCAGCTGAGCAGCACATAATGGCTCGCGCCGTAGTGCAGAATGGCGGGCAGCGGCAACGTGCTCAGCTCATGGTGTTCAAACAGCACGGGCGTGGTGGCAATGCCCAGCCGCGCCAGAATGACCATCAGCGAATCCAGCGACGTGCCGTGATCGGAGGCCGGAAACATCTCGCGCAGAGTCTCCAGCGAGACGGTTTGCCCCTGGGTTTGCGCCAGCATCGCCACGCAGGCAAGGCCGCACTCATTGGTCTCTTCCTGATAAATCATGTCGGGGAGCGTGGTTTTCATGATGCGTTCTAATGATTAATGAAATAGAGAGAGTGGCTGTGCCAGAGCAGCCAGTCCTGCGGCGTTTCCCGCAACATCTGTTCGATAATGCCGGGCATCGCGCCGGCCACCGCTTTCGCGGCCACCGGCGGGTGAATGCGGATTTGCAGGCCACCGTCGTAACTGAGGTGATAAAACACCACCTGCGCTGAAATCACGCCGGAAAGCCGCACCACGCCATGGTGTAATTTCGCGGCGCGACCAAATAAACGGCACGGCAGTTTCGCTTCCAGCGCGCCTTCCGCCTGCAGGGTGTAGTCCGGGGAGATATCCGGGAAGATGATCATGTTCTGCTCGCCCGCGGCGACATCGGCAATCAGCGACATCAGATTGCTGGCGAGCGCCTTGTTGTCCTGATGAATGGAGCAATAGGCGAGCTGAATACCGCCGAGCGTGCGGGCATGCTGGTTATACAGTTCGGCGCTGGCAGAGACCACCACGCTCGCCTTGCCTGGCGTAACGCTGGCACCGACGATAGCCGCCAGCACATCCGATACCGCATGCAACGGCGCCAGAATGACCGGGATTTTCTGTTGATGCAGGGGCGCGACGACAGCGTCCAGTTGGTCTGTACACTGGCGGAGCTGGCGCCGCAGCGTCGGGTTTTGCCCCCAGGTCGCCGCCTCTTCCAGCAGGCGGCGGCGAACGGCAATCCACACCGCGTTAATTGGCGTTTTCTGACCGGTCAGACAGCGGAAATTCTCCGTCGCCACTGCGTTCTGCAAACGGAACGACCGACCGGCAAGGCCCAGCGCGCAAAGCCCCCGCGCCACACCCAGCACCACGATGATGGGCACGTAGCGTACGATCTTACGCAGCATGGCGAGTTCACCACGCGCGATGTCACCGCGCAGGTGGTGCAGCCATTGCAGGCTGTTTTTAACGCTGAAAACGCTCCAGAGAATAATAAACCTGACCACGGCGCTTATTTTTCCCCTTTCAGCAATTGCTGCATCCGTTGGGCAAATTCAGGGAAATCGCGATCCTGCGCCACGACATAGCGTTTGTTGATAATAAACATCGGCGTGGCGGTAATGGCGTAATGCCGGGTAATGTCCGCCATCTCAGCCAGTCGCGCTTTCACGGCCTCGCTCTGGCGGGTCGCCTGAAATTGTTTGACGTCGATATTATTTTTAACCAGCCACGTCAGCAGGGTGGGTTCATCGGCCAGATTCAGATTGCGCGTAATAATGGCGTTATAGGCGCTGTCGCGAACGTTTTCTTCAATGCCCATTGCTTCGAGAGTGGCGAATATCGGGGCGTAAACCGCGAGGCCATTGCTGTCGCTGGTAATATGAATCGTTTTAAATATGCTGCCCGCTGGCAACGTACGGGCAAATTCTGTCAGATTTTCTTCATTCGCCGCGCAATAATGGCAGCCGTAAGACATCACTTCGATAATACTGTTATCGTCTTTGATGGGGCTGTTTTTAATTTGTTCAGCACTGACTTCACGAAACGCCTGGGTCTGGGTTTCATCTGTCGCAAACGTATTAAACACAAAAAGGTGATAGCAGAGTACTGTCATCAGCGACGAGACAATAATGAGAAACAGGGAATAGCTAATAAAACCAGCACGCTTAAATTGAATAGCCATAGTTATCTCGCAACGGGAAAGAAAAATACCCGGAGGGCAGAGGCTCTCCGGGTAATCACTGATTAACGATAACGGTTCGGAATGCCGCCGCACTTGCTGGCGTCAGCATTCTGCATGGTGGTTGTGGTGCCGTGTTTATCTTTGCAGGTGGTGACCAGTTTACAGGAGGTCACGCCGCCTACGGTCACGTTCTGGTATACGCTTTCGCACGTTTTGCAGCAACCACCGACGATTCCCGCGGCTTCAAATGCAGTCAGTTTTTTCATTTAGTTTTCCTTATCCAGGTTGTGGTTTATAGGTAGTGCATTGCAACGAATTACCGGTGATGGACTGCACCGGTATAATTGCTCAGGGGATGATGCCTTTTATGGCAGCAAACAAATCGATATTGTTTCTTATATTCAGCCTTTTCATTAAGTGGCGTTTTATATAGCTCAGTCGGCGCACATCAACGTTCACCTCACCGGAAATTTGTGAGAGCGATTTCCCTTTGATAATTTCTTCCATCAGCCACCACTCATTTCCTGATATGGCATTCGTGGTTTGGTTACGCAGCCTGTTGCGCGTGTATTTTGTCAGAGAGTGGCTGAAGCAATTTCCATTGTGCCGTTTGTGTAATAAATCCTGAAAAAAGAGCCGGGCATATTCAACGCTCTCTTTTTTATGCAGCCAGTGCGCATTCGGTAGCAGTGAATAGAGCGTAATAAACAGCGGCATGTTGTGTTCACTCAATAAAATGATCAGCTTTTGGTTTTTATGCTGACAAAACATTCTCATTAAATGCAGCGCCTGAAACCGCTCGCGCGGCAGACTGTCCAGATCGCACAACAGCCATAGTTGACGTTCAATACGGCTGTTTTCCCGCATCAGCGCCACCATCTGCGAGTAATCATTGCTGGCGGCGCAGCCAGACAGGTTTTCCCTGGCGAACAAACGCAGGGTTAGCGTGACAATCCCCTGCGAAAAAAAGCAATTCTTATCGTAGATGAAACACTGATACGTCATGCCCCGGCTCCGCCGCTATTGATAGTTCAGTGTGTAATTCGCCGTAGCGGTAAACGGCCCGGTGGCGATTGTCCCGTTCGATAACGCATCGGGTTCCGCTTCCACAAAAGCCTGAAAATCGAGCTGCATCACGGTATCAGTAATCGCCGTCGGGCTGGTGGCGATCCCTAAGCGCACCGGCGTGTCGTCCGCCTCCAGCAAACCAATACCAACGCCGCTGGCGTTGTCTGGTGCCGTGGGCTGGATCGCCAGCCGATCCGCCATCACCGTATTGGTGATGCCGTTAAACGTCACGGTGACCGAGTCGAAGGTCATCGGGTTACAGTCCTGCAATTTAATGGAGAACGGGACAGGCGTTGTTTTCCCGGTGCCATACAGTGATTTAATCGAGATCTTGCCGAAATCCACCGGCACACGCTCAGACTCTGGCGCAATACTGCACGGATAGGCGATTACCAGCCCCTTAAAACTGAGATCGCCGCCAATCAGTTCTCCCTGCGCCAGTACCGGTGCCGGAAGCAATGCGGCCACCAGCAGGGCTGCGAGGGTCATCAGTCGGTTCATATTCCCTCCTTACTGGAATTCAGCCACGATCGTTGCGGAGGCACGGAATTCACCTTCCGGGATCACGGATGTTGCGCTTCTGGCGATCGGTGCCGCGGTGAGGTTCCAGTCACCTTCGTTATTGGCAAAGCCCGGCACGTTATAAAACGTGTTCGGCGAAACAGGCGTGCCCTGGCGATCTTTTAAGGCGATGCCCAGGTCCGAACGATCCACGGTACCAGTGGTGCTCAGGTATTTGCCGTCGACAAACGCCGGGTTAGGCTGCTGGATGCCGAGTTTGATGTTCAGCGCGCCCTGCGAGAAACTCCCGCCCTCGCATTTCACGTGAATAGGGACGTTCTGGCTGTAACGGGTGCCATCCAGCAGGTTTCCCGAGCCGGGAATGGTGCCGAAATCCACCACGATGGGCGAGCCCTGGTTGACAGTGCATTTATCCGGCACCGTCAGCACGCCAGAGGCGATAGTGATCCGCGACAGCGCGGTTTGCCCCATCGGTCCTGGCCCCAGGCGACCAAACAGTCTGGCAATTTCAGAACCTTGTAAATTCAGGCCGTTGATAATCGGTTTGGTGATCATAAAAGTCACACGGCCCCGGGCGCCGGACGCAAATTCGTTCACCAGGACCGTACTGGGTACGTTGCAGTAGTTCTGGTTGACGTTGTTAGAGACGTTTTCGAACGGAACGGTG from Trabulsiella odontotermitis includes the following:
- a CDS encoding DNA-binding response regulator codes for the protein MVALMRENSRIERQLWLLCDLDSLPRERFQALHLMRMFCQHKNQKLIILLSEHNMPLFITLYSLLPNAHWLHKKESVEYARLFFQDLLHKRHNGNCFSHSLTKYTRNRLRNQTTNAISGNEWWLMEEIIKGKSLSQISGEVNVDVRRLSYIKRHLMKRLNIRNNIDLFAAIKGIIP
- a CDS encoding ABC transporter — its product is MVRFIILWSVFSVKNSLQWLHHLRGDIARGELAMLRKIVRYVPIIVVLGVARGLCALGLAGRSFRLQNAVATENFRCLTGQKTPINAVWIAVRRRLLEEAATWGQNPTLRRQLRQCTDQLDAVVAPLHQQKIPVILAPLHAVSDVLAAIVGASVTPGKASVVVSASAELYNQHARTLGGIQLAYCSIHQDNKALASNLMSLIADVAAGEQNMIIFPDISPDYTLQAEGALEAKLPCRLFGRAAKLHHGVVRLSGVISAQVVFYHLSYDGGLQIRIHPPVAAKAVAGAMPGIIEQMLRETPQDWLLWHSHSLYFINH
- a CDS encoding fimbrial protein, with the translated sequence MRPSVKLLLCALLFPSTACLAVDGEIVPVNGTYDYFISIDNQDITNNQAGSTVVDEFDLAGMFQGRAYCSQSMVDQPVYFMSQATLNQSGSTPGYLKLNDYMDVKIEIYIGGNLQQYVTVPFENVSNNVNQNYCNVPSTVLVNEFASGARGRVTFMITKPIINGLNLQGSEIARLFGRLGPGPMGQTALSRITIASGVLTVPDKCTVNQGSPIVVDFGTIPGSGNLLDGTRYSQNVPIHVKCEGGSFSQGALNIKLGIQQPNPAFVDGKYLSTTGTVDRSDLGIALKDRQGTPVSPNTFYNVPGFANNEGDWNLTAAPIARSATSVIPEGEFRASATIVAEFQ
- a CDS encoding fimbrial protein — translated: MNRLMTLAALLVAALLPAPVLAQGELIGGDLSFKGLVIAYPCSIAPESERVPVDFGKISIKSLYGTGKTTPVPFSIKLQDCNPMTFDSVTVTFNGITNTVMADRLAIQPTAPDNASGVGIGLLEADDTPVRLGIATSPTAITDTVMQLDFQAFVEAEPDALSNGTIATGPFTATANYTLNYQ
- a CDS encoding DUF4762 family protein — its product is MKKLTAFEAAGIVGGCCKTCESVYQNVTVGGVTSCKLVTTCKDKHGTTTTMQNADASKCGGIPNRYR
- a CDS encoding peptidase domain-containing ABC transporter — encoded protein: MKTTLPDMIYQEETNECGLACVAMLAQTQGQTVSLETLREMFPASDHGTSLDSLMVILARLGIATTPVLFEHHELSTLPLPAILHYGASHYVLLSWRKGNHVCVMNPAVGEQWLPFAALKQEISGYALIVEPDTVLPPPADLPPSSTAKTAPRAMSLKETAVVPGIYRLMLLTFLVSLTLFLMPTMVSNAINQAFSSTENSDFPYGWFIVAFVVATFMALGVRVISERFIKRFVLVNSGLGFSRLLSNPLRFFEKRAPGEIYSRFTAWQVGLLQKIELDNGLRSDWVICAIALAIMFWIAPVLAAISAVGVTIMGLISVWAVFRDRWYTQQLQLKSAALNDFFMETLQGILTIKTAGLENRRQAQFAWFSRDLFSCLQKQKVYEQVKEGLYQLTGSLEMVVFMLLVLPMVHGKLISFGDFFAYSFLRQIFTSYVTRIFFSIIQKSQLNVIDTRAHSLFPQHVETRAPLQPEPVSTVPDLCFDDVCYYYDPQKPILDSISLSLPAGDQIAIVGESGAGKSTLLRLIAGLFSPQHGTCYAGKTPIPRQQLAQTVCLQSQEDILFNASVRENITLFDAQYRERDRQRIESLLASLALGDVVQALPGGIDALIRESHAALSLGQRQRLLLARALYSARPVLLLDEPTANLDDDTAAIVMDAIHAHCRQTGKSLIVVTHSDQVLAGFQRIYQLAEGQLTRLNSPLTPLDFKKELTA
- a CDS encoding thiol:disulfide interchange protein DsbA/DsbL is translated as MAIQFKRAGFISYSLFLIIVSSLMTVLCYHLFVFNTFATDETQTQAFREVSAEQIKNSPIKDDNSIIEVMSYGCHYCAANEENLTEFARTLPAGSIFKTIHITSDSNGLAVYAPIFATLEAMGIEENVRDSAYNAIITRNLNLADEPTLLTWLVKNNIDVKQFQATRQSEAVKARLAEMADITRHYAITATPMFIINKRYVVAQDRDFPEFAQRMQQLLKGEK